The window ttaatatagttctaatAGATTCATACCTACtgtgatgtaattataatagagtatataagctggaacaaactcagccagagacatgcattccatctcccaccaccaCAGGGAACTGGAACAGACTcagggaagacagaggactggaggttggagcacaagctcccagactcagggagacttcaagacagagaccatcgtggtggtcctcctgcctcccccacagaagccaagacacattccagaggacctccagaaagctaggccaggccccaggcaaggagacaagactgtgacagagacaataaagatttttggactttatctgtgggtattctcctggtgattgctgaaaccaaggctggtccagatacctccagaaagctaaacaGGACCTTACAAACCCTAACTTGAATGCACTGTTaaagttaaattactttcccaaggCCATAGAGCTACAGAACATAAATTCAACccatgtcctctgactccaaaaggAGGGATCTTCCCATTTTACTAGCATGCCTTTCAAGCAGGTGaccagaagaaaaggaaggctGTCTGCTATcccaaggaaattttattttcctttcctcaccCTCCCTCTAGTGTTATAGGAAGACAATGCTAAGCATAGAAGGCATCAGCACCATATCAGCTTCTCCCAGTATTCTGGCCctaattcattttcctccttgTATTAATGCCTTTACATTTCATCACAGAACTGGTAAAAACCAATCAGATTTGTATATAAAAGCATTTCCACACTGGTTATATTCacaaggtttctctccagtgtggattctctgatgtccagTAAGAGATGCCCtttttctaaaagcctttccacactggttacatttataaggtttctctccggTGTGGGTTTTCTGATGTACAATAAGAGTTCCCCTtcttgtaaaagcctttccacactggttacattcataaggtttctcttcaGTGTGAACTCTCTGATGGTCAGTAAAAGGTTCCCTTCgtgtaaaagtctttccacactggttacatttataaggtttctctccagtgtggattctctgatgcacAATGAGAGCACTCTTGCTTCTAAAAgtttttccacactggttacattcataaggtttctcttcagtgtggattctctgatgtatacTAAGAGTTTCCTTTCTCCTAAAcgtctttccacactggttacattcataaggtttctcttcagtgtggattctctgatgtacactAAGAGTTTCCTTTCTCCTAAAAGTCttcccacattgattacattcataaggtttctctccagagTGGATCTTCTCATGTACAGCAAGAGCTCCCATTTTTggaaaagcctttccacactggttacatttataaggtttctctccagtatggattctctgatgtgtagTAAGAGTTCCCTTttgtgtaaaagcctttccacactggttacattcataagggttctctccagtgtggattctctgatgtgctGTAAGAGGTCCCATttgtgtaaaagcctttccacactggttacatttataaggtttctctccagtatgaatcctGTGATGTACAGTAAGAGCTCCCTTgtctctaaaagcctttccacactggttacatttataaggtttctccccagtgtggGTCCTCTGATGTACAGTAAAAGCTCCCTGATTtgcaaaagcctttccacactggttacattcatacgGTTTCTCTCCAGTGTAAATTCTCTGTAAATGTCTAGTAAGAGCTTCACTTtctgtgaaagcctttccacgtCGGTTATGTTCGTAAGATTTCTCTCCAATGTGGATTTTCTTAAGTGTATCAAGGATATCTTTCCAAGTGAAGTTAGCAGGACCATCACTGATGAATCTTGGCTTGAGAGATTCTACCACTGAAAGGCTTTGCTCTGTAGTACGTTCCTTCATTTCAAGTCTGATCTCtttttctggggggaaaaaaacacaacaaaggaTAAAACAAAGACAGACATTCCACACCCACACACATGCATACAGGGATGTGCTAACAGAGACACACTCAGAGCCACACATTTATTTCACCTTCACTCTATCAGTAGAAAAGAaactcaattattttctctttcctcagatAAAGAGCCAAAATCCTAACGGGGAagaatcaattatttaaaaatcccATTACCTGACATCCTAAGAATGATTGAATTTCTAAATGAGCTTCATGCACAAATATATTGGATCCTCACAGAAAACTTGTGACAACACAGACAGTGACTTCAATCTCACTTGGGTGCACAGCTCAGGCCAGCAGCTCAGAATGTTTGAGTGACTTAACTCAAATCCCAGCAGCAGAGACTGGAATTTGCACCCTATGATTGGAAATGCTCTGCCTACAGTACTTGACAAGTTAACTCCATTGTCAATACTTCCTGTCACTTTTTTGTGatcactttcaattttttttctattatgtgaAGTCACATTCAGAatactaattcttatttttttgtgtgttgatttttcatatttcatctaAGGCATAAGTGATTTCGTTCTTTTCATGTAGGCaccaattattctttttttttttttttttttaacaattatcaTCATACCTTAGTTATCCTTTTAAcaaacacaattttttaaaaattccccaaGGGATTTAACCCAAACATTTGTCAGTGGCACCTTAAGTGGTAAATTGTCCTCTGGGACATGTATGTGCATCTATCTACATTACCAACTATCATTCTGCAGTGATTTCAAACTACCATGACCAGAAATACACAGCTTTATGAGATCACGCAGTGATCACATCAAACTCTGAGGGCTTGTAACTGTAACATCTTCTTTCAGTTTCCCAACTTGGGACAAAATTGCTTCCAAAATTCCAGGAAGTTTGAACATTCAAGTACAAATGGCCACAGGCATGAAAGGACGCTCAGTATCTGTCTCTCATCGCACCAGAATAGTTCTCTCATTCCTGGGTTACAAAGTAATCACTTCTCATCAAACCATTAACCACCAGATCTAGATGTTGTCTGGCTTTCCGTTCTTGCAGTAGTGAGGGCAGGCTACCTGAAAACCATGGTCCCTAGCAATGCAGAGTAGAAGCCATCATGAAATCATCATGGAAGTCTACAAGCTTTCTACAAAATGGACCTTGACATACCACTCATTGAGATGCTAAAGTCATTTTCTAATTTGAGCATATCCTCTGTTTATGTTACTCTTCTTCTATCTGGCAGTTTCTCAAAGGCATTGTTTGGCAACATGGGTTAGTCAGTAATAATGTAGCCACTTTAGCCAaggtagaaaaaacaaaaatatctgatGAAATTCTATCCTTTTAAAGGTTGCTTTGCATTATGAAACATTACTacagaaaatcaaaacaacattTGTGCGTGACCTTTCAATGAATTTGTGTACATTATTGATGCAATACTTCTCATGAGCcaatagaaatagaattttatttaataataattagcaaaaaTTTAATTGGTTAGAGTTTTCAAAAGCGAAATTCCATCTCTACATGACAGCTTGCCTGATTCTTCCATTTTCCCTGTGTGACCATTTTCATCATATCAGT of the Sarcophilus harrisii chromosome 1, mSarHar1.11, whole genome shotgun sequence genome contains:
- the LOC111719627 gene encoding zinc finger protein 2 homolog, with protein sequence MKSKLAACKNKNYMWMSLWLRKSYLEEAPESGGKIGEGGEGGNGSGWAWEELGRKRPLRRGSEPAVLALRGCGKEGSTLLEDGWEDQEEWFGESRKSWTRCLSACALVVLHSRQPRSLCLLEARTLLAARRGSLELEGMGPGSLRPPQEWVTFRDVAVDFTQEEWGLLDPPQKEMYKEVMLENAWNLLSLGLPVPREDVICYFEQREVPWMLHPEGLRSCPPEKEIRLEMKERTTEQSLSVVESLKPRFISDGPANFTWKDILDTLKKIHIGEKSYEHNRRGKAFTESEALTRHLQRIYTGEKPYECNQCGKAFANQGAFTVHQRTHTGEKPYKCNQCGKAFRDKGALTVHHRIHTGEKPYKCNQCGKAFTQMGPLTAHQRIHTGENPYECNQCGKAFTQKGTLTTHQRIHTGEKPYKCNQCGKAFPKMGALAVHEKIHSGEKPYECNQCGKTFRRKETLSVHQRIHTEEKPYECNQCGKTFRRKETLSIHQRIHTEEKPYECNQCGKTFRSKSALIVHQRIHTGEKPYKCNQCGKTFTRREPFTDHQRVHTEEKPYECNQCGKAFTRRGTLIVHQKTHTGEKPYKCNQCGKAFRKRASLTGHQRIHTGEKPCEYNQCGNAFIYKSDWFLPVL